In the Oncorhynchus nerka isolate Pitt River linkage group LG2, Oner_Uvic_2.0, whole genome shotgun sequence genome, one interval contains:
- the LOC135572961 gene encoding proline-rich protein 36-like, with protein sequence MLTQKHSAVIAAKVPLSPPAPPLSPLLLPLSPSCYSLCLPPATPSVPPATPPVSPCCSPVPPLLPLSPLLLPLSPLLLPLSPPATPSVSPATPSVTLLLLPCPPTCYSPVPPPATHLSPPAVPLSPNSPCPPAASLSPTLPFPLCCSPVPTAVPLSPNSPCPPCYSPVPPAVPLSPNSPCPPCFSPVPLLLPCPPAVPLSPPLSLSPCCSPVPPTLPVPLLFPCPPTLPVPPAVPLSPTLPVPLLFPCPPAAPLSPLLLPCPPATPPCLPPATPSVSPCYPLCTPCYSLCTPCYSLCLPLLLPLSPLLLLLSPLLLLLSPSCYSLCTLLLLLLSPPATPSVSPATPSVSPCYSLCLPQSPCPPTLTIAPAAPPTLPVPPCCSLSPLLPPVPLLLPCPHCYSPAPCYSPVPHTLHVPLLLPWPPHSPCPLCCSPVPPTLPVSPCCSPVPLLLPCPPATPLSPLLFPCPPTLPFPLCCSPVPLLLPCPPTLPFPSAVPLSPCCSPFPLLLPCPPCCSPHSPCPLCCSPVPPTPPAPPPHSPCPPAVPLSPLLLPVPTAVPLTPPLSLSPCCSPVPLLFPCPPCCSPVPHSPCPPCCSPVPPAAPLSVLLFPCPCSPAPLLLPCPPAAPLSVLLFPCPPLLFPCPPCCSPDPPAVPLFPLLFPCPPTLPAPPCCSPVPLLLPCPSCCSPVPPLLFPCPPAVPLSPPCCSPVPPCCSPVPPCCSPVPPAVPLTPLQFPCSPAVPCPPCCSPV encoded by the exons ATGCTCACCCAGAAACactcagctgtaatcgctgccaaag tccctctgtctccccctgctcctcccctgtcccccctgctactccctctgtctccctcctgctactccctctgtctccctcctgctACTCCCTCTGTACCCCCTgctactccccctgtctccccatgCTGCTCCCCTGTACCCCCcctactccctctgtctcccctgctactccctctgtctcccctgctactccctctgtctccccctgctactccctctgtctcccctgctACTCCCTCTGTCACCCTCCTGCTACTCCCCTGTCCCCCCACCTGCTACTCACCTGTCCCCCCACCTGCTACTCACCTGTCCCCCCCTGCTGTTCCCCTGTCCCCcaactctccctgtccccctgctgCTTCCCTGTCCCccactctccctttccccctctgctGCTCCCCTGTCCCCACTGCTGTTCCCCTGTCCCCCAACTCTCCCTGTCCCCCCTGCTACTCCCCTGTCCCCCCTGCTGTTCCCCTGTCCCCCAACTCTCCCTGTCCCCCCTGCTTCTCCCCTGTCCCCCTGCTACTCCCCTGTCCCCCTGCTGTTCCCCTGTCCCCCccactctccctgtccccctgctgTTCCCCTGTCCCCCccactctccctgtccccctgctgTTCCCCTGTCCCCCcactctccctgtcccccctGCTGTTCCCCTGTCCCccactctccctgtccccctgctgTTCCCCTGTCCCCCTGCTGCTCCCCTGTCCCCACTGCTGCTCCCCTGTCCCCCTGCTActcccccctgtctccctcctgctactccctctgtctccccctgctaCCCCCTCTGTACCCCCTGCTACTCCCTCTGTACCCCCTgctactccctctgtctccccctgctaCTTCCCCTGTCCCCCCTGCTACTCCTGCTGTCTCCCCTGCTactcctgctgtctccctcctgcTACTCCCTCTGTACCCTCCTGCTactcctgctgtctccccctgctactccctctgtctcccctgctactccctctgtctccccctgctactccctctgtctcccccaatCTCCCTGTCCCCCCACTCTCACTATCGCCCCTGCTGCTCCCCCCACTCTCCCTGTCCCCCCCTGCTGCTCCCTGTCCCCCCTGCTGCCCCCTGTCCCCCTGCTGCTCCCCTGTCCCCACTGCTACTCCCCTGCCCCCTGCTACTCCCCTGTCCCCCACACTCTCCATGTCCCCCTGCTACTCCCCTGGCCCCCCCATTCTCCCTGTCCCCTCTGCTGCTCCCCTGTCCCCCCcactcttcctgtctccccctgctgCTCGCCTGTCCCCCTGCTTCTCCCCTGTCCCCCTGCTACTCCCCTGTCCCCACTGCTTTTCCCCTGTCCCCCcaccctccctttccccctctgctGCTCCCCTGTCCCCCTTCTGCTCCCCTGTCCCCccactctccctttcccctctgctGTTCCCCTTTCCCCCTGCTGTTCCCCTTTCCCCCTGCTGTTGCCCTGTCCCCCCTGCTGTTCCCCCCATTCTCCCTGTCCCCTCTGCTGTTCCCCTGTCCCCCCCACTCCCCCTGctccccccccccactctccctgtccccctgctgTTCCCCTGTCCCCCCTGCTGCTCCCCGTCCCCACTGCTGTTCCCCTGACCCCCccactctccctgtccccctgctgCTCCCCTGTCCCCCTGCTGTTCCCCTGTCCCCCCTGCTGTTCCCCTGTCCCCCACTCTCCCTGCCCCCCCTGCTGCTCCCCTGTCCCCCCTGCTGCTCCCCTGTCCGTCCTGCTGTTCCCCTGTCCCTGCTCCCCTGCCCCCCTGCTGCTCCCCTGTCCCCCTGCTGCTCCCCTGTCCGTCCTGCTGTTCCCCTGTCCCCCCCTGCTGTTCCCCTGTCCCCCCTGCTGTTCCCCTGACCCCCCTGCTGTTCCCCTGTTCCCCCTGCTGTTCCCCTGTCCCCCCACTCTCCCTGCCCCCCCCTGCTGCTCCCCTGTCCCCCTGCTGCTCCCCTGTCCGTCCTGCTGTTCCCCTGTCCCCCCCCTGCTGTTCCCCTGTCCCCCTGCTGTTCCCCTGTCCCCCCCCTGCTGTTCCCCTGTCCCCCCCTGCTGTTCCCCTGTCCCCCCCTGCTGTTCCCCTGTCCCCCCTGCTGTTCCCCTGACCCCCCTGCAGTTCCCCTGTTCCCCTGCTGTTCCCTGTCCCCCCTGCTGTTCCCCTGTTTAG